From one Acidobacteriota bacterium genomic stretch:
- a CDS encoding PIN domain-containing protein, translated as MDKAETDGEQIAISSVTLDEMVYLIEKGRIDSAAFDRVIDALNMPNSLFVEIPLDSNVVKAMRLIARSEVPDLPDRIIAATGLFLGAPVISRDSKIQSSSVKPLW; from the coding sequence ATGGATAAAGCAGAAACGGATGGCGAGCAAATCGCCATCTCTTCCGTAACCTTAGATGAGATGGTTTATCTTATCGAAAAAGGGCGTATTGATTCTGCCGCCTTTGACCGTGTCATTGATGCTTTAAATATGCCGAATTCGCTGTTTGTGGAAATTCCTTTGGACAGCAACGTCGTTAAAGCTATGCGACTGATTGCCCGTTCAGAAGTTCCTGATTTGCCAGACCGTATCATTGCGGCAACCGGACTTTTTCTGGGAGCGCCGGTTATCAGTCGGGATAGCAAGATTCAATCTTCGTCCGTAAAACCGTTATGGTAA
- a CDS encoding phosphatidylglycerophosphatase A gives MNQHTSIQFKTFNAIDRFAYLIATGFGAGLMPKAPGTFGAIESVLVFVAAVALPLSPQILLILFSLMSLVSFAAGVWAANRVCKATGLDDPGQIVVDEICGQFIALVPVALAPSWLNIVLAFLLFRLFDITKPYPIRKLENFHGGLGVMADDVLAGIYAALLVWLAHLLHLV, from the coding sequence ATGAACCAACACACCAGCATTCAATTCAAAACTTTCAATGCCATAGACCGTTTTGCTTATTTGATAGCAACAGGGTTTGGCGCGGGGCTTATGCCGAAAGCCCCGGGCACCTTTGGGGCAATTGAAAGTGTGTTGGTTTTTGTAGCGGCAGTTGCTTTGCCGTTATCTCCGCAAATTCTGCTGATTCTTTTTTCACTAATGAGTCTAGTGAGTTTCGCAGCCGGTGTCTGGGCTGCAAATCGCGTCTGCAAAGCGACAGGCTTGGACGACCCCGGTCAAATCGTCGTTGATGAAATCTGCGGGCAATTCATCGCTCTGGTGCCGGTCGCGCTTGCGCCTTCGTGGCTCAATATCGTCCTGGCATTTTTGTTGTTTCGTTTATTTGACATTACCAAGCCCTACCCGATTCGCAAACTCGAAAATTTTCATGGCGGACTCGGCGTGATGGCTGATGATGTGCTCGCCGGAATTTACGCCGCTCTGCTTGTCTGGTTGGCTCATCTCTTGCACCTCGTATAA
- a CDS encoding competence/damage-inducible protein A — MLKAEILAIGSEMLTPFRVDTNSLWLTERLNAIGIEVHLKTIVGDDEAIMEDVITHALQRSDIIISTGGLGPTEDDVTRKVFSRVTNRQLKLDYEILENLRQRMESRGFKMTPNNERQALVPRGAIVLPNPHGSAPGLKIEQDEKLIYLLPGPPRENKPMFNDYVFPELEKLSRGVRIAKRFLKVAGIGESAMDDMIAPIYKEYTDVTTTVLFTNTDIEIHLIAKADTIQRAQERVDELAEKLEEKLDLLCYSTQGESLEQVIGNRLQLKGYTIATAESCTGGLVAERLTQIPGASKYFVGSIISYTNEIKQWLLNVPKEMLDRSGAVSGEVAEAMARGIKEQTGATIGVSITGVAGPDGGTEATPVGTVYVGLADDTGSSNKRLNLFGDRELIRWRASAAALELVRRRYLL, encoded by the coding sequence ATGTTGAAAGCAGAAATACTTGCCATCGGTTCGGAAATGCTCACCCCGTTTAGAGTCGATACCAACTCGCTGTGGCTCACCGAACGATTGAATGCCATCGGTATCGAAGTGCATCTGAAAACCATCGTCGGCGATGACGAAGCGATTATGGAAGACGTCATCACCCACGCTTTACAACGTTCAGATATTATTATTTCGACCGGCGGGCTTGGGCCTACGGAAGATGATGTGACGCGCAAAGTCTTTTCGCGGGTCACCAACCGGCAACTCAAACTGGATTATGAAATTCTCGAAAACCTGCGCCAGCGTATGGAGAGCCGGGGTTTCAAGATGACCCCCAATAATGAACGCCAGGCGCTCGTCCCGCGTGGCGCAATCGTGTTGCCCAATCCGCACGGCAGCGCGCCGGGACTCAAAATCGAGCAGGATGAAAAACTCATCTACTTGCTTCCGGGACCGCCACGCGAAAATAAACCGATGTTCAATGATTATGTCTTTCCCGAACTTGAAAAACTTTCGCGTGGGGTGCGCATCGCCAAACGTTTTCTGAAAGTCGCAGGCATCGGCGAATCGGCGATGGATGATATGATTGCGCCGATTTACAAAGAATATACTGATGTAACCACCACCGTGTTATTCACCAACACCGACATCGAAATTCATTTGATTGCCAAAGCCGACACCATCCAACGGGCGCAGGAGCGGGTTGACGAACTGGCGGAAAAGTTAGAAGAAAAACTTGATTTGCTTTGCTACTCGACGCAGGGCGAATCGCTCGAACAGGTGATTGGCAATCGACTGCAATTGAAAGGTTACACCATCGCCACTGCCGAAAGTTGCACAGGAGGACTGGTCGCCGAACGCTTGACGCAAATTCCCGGCGCCAGCAAATACTTTGTCGGCAGCATCATCAGTTATACCAACGAAATTAAACAATGGTTGTTGAATGTGCCGAAAGAGATGCTCGATAGAAGCGGCGCAGTGAGCGGTGAAGTCGCCGAAGCGATGGCGCGCGGCATCAAAGAACAAACCGGTGCGACCATTGGTGTCAGCATCACGGGCGTCGCGGGGCCTGACGGCGGAACCGAGGCAACACCTGTTGGCACAGTTTACGTGGGGCTTGCCGACGACACCGGCTCATCCAATAAACGATTAAACCTGTTCGGCGACCGCGAATTGATTCGCTGGCGTGCATCTGCCGCAGCACTCGAATTAGTCAGGCGAAGATATTTGCTATGA
- a CDS encoding LysR family transcriptional regulator — protein MELSHLKTFRVVAEHLNFTRASERLHMTQSAVSHQIKALESELGEPLFIRAKRGVKLSQAGKIALAYAERILEDVEQLRESVSGQKAKLKGRVRVAAATQAFVYLFDPLFEAFMRSHTGIEVSYRTTVSTEQTIADILNGVADVGFASLPIYSPNLQVTELFNDELVLVVGRKHKFAHQRKIRVEEIEHERLILFERGASVRRATDNFFKQVEIKPDVAMESNDTYFIKRMVEKGLGISVLPSWTVRDELKSGKLAKLKIEGHNLRRTVAMVSLGRFQASATRAFVNFILQNINKLQAIAKGEPKD, from the coding sequence ATGGAATTATCACATCTAAAAACCTTTCGGGTCGTCGCCGAACATTTGAATTTTACGCGCGCATCCGAACGTCTGCACATGACCCAATCGGCGGTCAGCCATCAAATCAAAGCTTTGGAATCGGAACTCGGCGAACCGTTATTTATTCGCGCCAAACGCGGCGTCAAATTATCACAAGCCGGGAAAATCGCGCTTGCCTATGCCGAACGCATTCTCGAAGATGTCGAACAACTGCGCGAAAGCGTATCGGGACAAAAAGCCAAACTTAAAGGAAGGGTTCGCGTCGCTGCCGCCACCCAGGCGTTTGTTTACCTTTTCGACCCGCTCTTTGAAGCCTTTATGCGGTCACATACCGGCATAGAAGTTTCTTACCGCACCACCGTCAGTACGGAACAAACCATCGCCGATATTTTAAATGGAGTTGCTGATGTCGGATTTGCCTCGCTGCCGATTTACTCGCCGAACCTGCAAGTCACCGAACTCTTTAACGATGAACTGGTTTTGGTTGTCGGTCGAAAACATAAATTTGCCCACCAACGCAAAATCCGGGTCGAAGAGATCGAACACGAACGCTTGATTTTATTTGAACGCGGCGCATCAGTGCGACGGGCGACTGACAATTTTTTCAAACAGGTGGAAATCAAACCCGACGTGGCAATGGAATCCAATGACACCTATTTCATTAAACGCATGGTTGAAAAAGGTCTGGGTATTTCGGTTTTACCCAGTTGGACAGTGCGCGATGAATTGAAATCAGGAAAACTCGCGAAGCTGAAAATCGAGGGTCACAATCTCAGACGCACGGTGGCAATGGTATCGCTTGGTCGCTTTCAGGCATCAGCCACCAGAGCATTCGTGAATTTTATTTTGCAAAACATCAATAAATTGCAGGCTATTGCCAAAGGCGAACCGAAAGATTGA
- a CDS encoding DUF4032 domain-containing protein: MPIPFRLEYVIEKTLVEPDNLKQKALRKLAGVKLSHTEALTIWNRILDHKWFLSERLGRDVGMRVASIDYFENIYSPRQRHHNEFYRLMRRLMRPLISYRVISSLL; encoded by the coding sequence ATGCCGATACCGTTCAGGTTGGAATATGTTATTGAAAAGACGCTTGTCGAACCGGATAACCTCAAACAAAAAGCGTTGAGAAAGCTGGCGGGCGTAAAACTTTCGCATACCGAGGCGCTGACGATTTGGAATCGCATCTTAGACCACAAATGGTTTTTGAGCGAGCGTCTGGGTCGCGATGTCGGGATGCGCGTGGCAAGCATTGATTATTTTGAAAATATTTATTCGCCGCGCCAACGTCATCATAACGAATTTTATAGATTGATGCGTCGTTTAATGCGACCGTTAATAAGTTACAGAGTTATTTCATCTCTCCTATAA